From a single Calothrix sp. NIES-2098 genomic region:
- a CDS encoding glycosyl transferase family protein yields the protein MNDLQVDATTAHSFLPKVSVVVPIYNGEADLPDLISCLLSQTYPQDRVEYLLVDNNSSDRTPTFLKTAAELSPLTIHPVSENQIQSSYAARNTGIRSATGEIIAFTDADCRPQPQWLELLIQPFINLDVVIVVGEITALPGKTILEQHADRQETLSQKHTLSHPFCAYGQTANLAIRRLALEKVGMFRPYLTTGGDADICWRILMAKIGKLEFAPNAIVQHRHRTTFQELQSQWRRYGRSNRYLHELYGVELMPMLTRKDYFYRLVRWLLKEVPKNLFKAIAGKATFVDFFSTPIGLFTAKARYLGQSEAKLPDNAEIIDWL from the coding sequence ATGAACGATCTACAAGTTGATGCAACCACTGCCCACAGCTTTTTGCCTAAGGTGTCAGTGGTTGTACCTATTTATAATGGTGAGGCGGATTTACCAGATTTAATTTCCTGTTTGTTGTCTCAAACTTACCCTCAAGACCGAGTAGAGTATTTGTTGGTAGATAATAACAGTAGCGATCGCACTCCAACTTTCCTCAAAACAGCTGCGGAACTTTCTCCCCTTACTATTCACCCTGTGAGTGAAAATCAAATTCAAAGCTCCTATGCAGCTCGTAATACTGGCATTCGCTCTGCCACAGGTGAAATCATCGCTTTTACTGATGCTGATTGCCGTCCCCAACCACAGTGGCTAGAATTATTAATTCAACCTTTTATCAACTTGGATGTGGTAATTGTTGTAGGTGAAATTACAGCGCTTCCAGGTAAAACTATTTTAGAACAACACGCAGACCGACAAGAAACTCTATCGCAAAAGCATACTCTCTCCCATCCTTTTTGCGCTTACGGTCAAACCGCTAATTTAGCCATTCGCCGTCTCGCCTTAGAAAAAGTCGGTATGTTTCGCCCATATCTGACTACTGGTGGAGATGCAGATATTTGTTGGCGAATTCTCATGGCAAAAATTGGGAAATTAGAATTTGCACCAAATGCGATAGTCCAACATCGTCACCGTACCACATTCCAAGAACTTCAAAGTCAATGGCGGCGCTATGGACGCTCAAATCGCTACCTGCACGAACTTTACGGTGTAGAGTTAATGCCAATGCTGACACGCAAGGATTATTTTTATCGCTTAGTACGTTGGTTATTAAAAGAAGTACCAAAAAATCTTTTCAAAGCGATCGCAGGTAAAGCTACTTTTGTAGACTTTTTCAGTACTCCCATAGGTTTGTTTACAGCCAAAGCGCGTTACCTAGGTCAAAGTGAAGCCAAGCTACCAGACAACGCCGAGATTATTGATTGGTTATAA
- a CDS encoding carboxyl-terminal protease — protein MNQSAKRYSPLQVALIGGAIATTATVSVFGPAWTRCVRAALQDSPKALVDQVWQLVNREYVDGKFNQQDWQATRQSLLSKNYASKEEAYVAIREALQTLGDPYTRFMDPKQYEALTSQTSGEVSGIGIRMELNDKTKRLTVVEAIENSPAIKAGIKAGDEILAIDGKPTQQMKVDDASKLIRGKAGTVITLRLGRTGQSIFDLKLTRATIEVPTVRYTLKQEGNRRVGYIRLREFSSHAADQMRRAIRDLNNQKVNAYVLDLRGNPGGLLQASIEIARMWLDNGGIVRTVDRQGGSEDTKANRTALTNLPLAVLVDGNSASASEILTGALKDNKRAVVVGSQTFGKALVQSVHELSDGSGLAVTIAHYYTPKGTDINHKGITPDIKQELTEAQERQLASNPDLVGTQNDPQYARAIAVLSNTNFAQPPVSQPAGAMSIRARDLKL, from the coding sequence ATGAACCAATCTGCGAAACGTTACTCACCGCTCCAAGTAGCCTTGATTGGTGGAGCGATCGCCACGACAGCCACTGTATCCGTATTTGGTCCCGCTTGGACTCGCTGCGTTCGCGCTGCCTTACAAGATAGCCCGAAAGCACTAGTAGACCAAGTATGGCAATTGGTGAATCGTGAATACGTTGATGGTAAATTTAATCAACAAGATTGGCAAGCTACTAGACAGAGCCTTTTAAGTAAAAACTATGCTTCTAAAGAAGAAGCTTATGTGGCAATTCGCGAAGCTTTACAAACTTTGGGCGATCCATACACTCGGTTTATGGACCCCAAACAATATGAAGCTCTAACCAGCCAAACCTCAGGGGAAGTCTCTGGGATTGGCATTCGCATGGAATTGAACGATAAAACCAAGCGGCTAACTGTTGTAGAAGCTATAGAAAATTCCCCAGCTATTAAAGCAGGTATTAAAGCAGGCGATGAAATTCTCGCTATTGATGGTAAACCCACTCAACAAATGAAAGTGGATGATGCCTCTAAGTTAATTCGCGGCAAAGCTGGTACTGTCATAACTTTACGACTGGGACGTACAGGACAGAGTATTTTCGATTTGAAGCTGACCCGGGCTACTATTGAAGTGCCAACAGTGCGTTATACCCTGAAGCAAGAAGGTAATCGACGTGTTGGTTATATCCGGTTACGAGAGTTTAGTTCCCATGCTGCGGATCAAATGCGGCGCGCTATCCGCGATTTGAACAACCAGAAAGTTAACGCTTACGTCTTAGATTTGCGGGGCAATCCTGGTGGTTTATTGCAAGCAAGCATTGAAATTGCTCGGATGTGGCTGGATAACGGTGGTATTGTCCGTACAGTAGACCGTCAAGGAGGCAGTGAAGATACCAAAGCTAATCGCACAGCCTTGACTAATCTCCCCTTAGCAGTGTTAGTAGATGGAAATTCAGCTAGCGCCAGCGAAATCCTCACAGGAGCACTTAAAGATAATAAGCGGGCAGTAGTTGTTGGTAGTCAAACCTTTGGTAAAGCCTTAGTGCAGTCAGTTCACGAACTATCAGATGGTTCTGGTTTGGCTGTCACCATTGCCCACTATTACACTCCTAAAGGAACTGATATTAACCATAAAGGGATTACACCAGATATCAAGCAAGAATTAACAGAAGCACAAGAGCGCCAGCTAGCATCTAATCCAGATTTGGTTGGCACGCAAAACGATCCGCAATATGCGCGAGCAATTGCTGTTCTATCTAATACTAACTTTGCTCAACCCCCAGTAAGTCAACCTGCTGGAGCCATGAGCATTCGTGCCAGAGACTTGAAATTGTAA